Within the Apostichopus japonicus isolate 1M-3 chromosome 6, ASM3797524v1, whole genome shotgun sequence genome, the region ATGCAATGAAcaccgccaccccccccccttaaccaCCAGGCTTTGAAAAATTCGTCTCTGCATGAGCAAAGGTTTACCCTCAATCGTTACTTTTGTTTAACACGTTTCAaactatttatttgtttgttgttataATTGATATCGTCATTTTTTCAGGTTCTCTTTGGTACTACAATGAAGACGCCCTCTTTCTACAGGATCCTGGCCTTACTCTTTACCCTGGTAGGGATCGTTCATTGTCAGCCGCAATGTCCCACTATTTGTACCTGTTCTCCTGATCCTGTATTGAATACTGGGGTAATTGACTGCAGTAATCGCGGTTTGACATCCATACCGGATAATTTGGTTTATCCATTCGGAGGTACTATTGGTAAGATAGACCTATCAAACAACATGTTGACTACACTAGATATCGATCGGTTGTTCACGCTTCTTAGAGGTAGCCAGGTCGAGGCACTTGACTTCAGTTCAAACTTAATATCTGACGTCACTGGAACATTTGATGCACTCGACGGGAAAGATTATGTAACCCTGAATCTGTCCAGTAATGCGTTCACATCTTTCCCGGAGAATGTCATTCCCGTTAATCACCTTCGCAACGAACTCGTCCTTGATTTCTCGAACAACCGGTTAACCGAATTAACTCGACATATTTTTGCTGGAGGTAATGATCCTACCCTGTTTGGGTTTCAATTCCTCGCCAGAAATAACTTAATCAATCGAATAGATGACGAAACCTTTCAAGGAGTTGAAATCGTAGATACAATTCTAGATTTGAGGTCTAATCTCTTGACTACTCTCTCACCGACCTTCCAAAGCCCAGTTGGAGTCCGAGAATTGCGTTTCTCGGGTAACCCTTGGAACTGTGACTGTAATCTTCGATGGATTATTAATCCTATGCGATTTCTTGTCAACCACACATCGACGGATCCTCCTAATTGCGTAACACCAGTTGCAATTCAGGGTAGACCTATATTTAGTCTAACATCAAATGAATTTACCTGTCTACCATTCCAACAGGGTCCGCTTCAAAGAAACATTGTCAACCCAGATAGCTTTACTTTGAGTTGTCCAGCTTCAGCCGATCCACCCACACCTGAGATCAGCTGGACTGTCTGGTTACCCTGTCCTAATGGTGGTGACCCTCTAGAGTTGTTTTTTACCTCCGATGAGATTACTTTGAGTGATATCGACACTAATCCTAGGGCGGCATTTAGATGTACAGCAATTAATAACGCTGGAAGTGTGGACTTCGACCTGGATATTCGAGTCGACGGTGAGAAAGGTATTGATATCCCAGGAACGTCAAATGTAGTGCCTCCTGACAACCCTGGAGAACCTCGTGTAGAGAGCACAATGGCTACCACAAAGAGTGTTTCTGGTGTTGTTACAGTAGGTGGTGACGGAGATGGGTCCTCCACAGTCGGTGGTAACGATGATAAGCGTTCGGAATCACCGAATCGCCCCGTGGCTAGTATTATCATACTCGTTATAATACTCATTATTTCTTGGAGTATAATTGGATTTTTAATCTACCGTATATGGCGATTAAAGAAGGAAGCCAGTGCAGTGGGTAAGCGACCACCTACCGAATCAGATTCAAACGGAAATACCGCCAAAGCTGTCCCTAAAAACGGTATCTATAATGACGTAACGCATAACCAGGGCTGGAAGGGGTCAACAATTCATCCAGAGTTGTCAAGTGCACCAACCTATGCGGCGCCTGAAAAGACGAGACACGTGAAACCATCCGTACCTTTGAAACCACCTTCACTAAATAAACCAGCTCCACCACCTAAGCCCAAATCGAACCCATACCAGTACAATACCGAGTACGTTGACCCGCCCCTCAGGTTTGGAGCTCATAATGGGGGATATAGCTACCATAATGATGACAGTGCAGCATAATCCGTAGAAATGAGACCAACATGACAAGCGATTATAGGAGATTATTCAATTAATAATTCAGATCCACTTGCTTTAGCACAAGCAATGGGTTCATATTATATAGGCGTGACACCTCTCTGTGGTAAATTTCCCTATTTTCAATCCGGTTCTAGGAATGAGGGTTAGTCTATAAATTGTGCTTCCAATAAAGTAATAGTATACCGTAAACGCAATATATAATCGTATACCTTGTTGTTTACTGTTGTTCTTCACCGTTATTATTAACTGTTGTTGTTTACTGTTATtgcatattgtttttgtttactgtCGTTGAATGTTGGTGTTTAATGTTTATTTCTGTATTCAGATGCTACTCATTGGTTTGGTTTTATTTACATTGGTATAGAGATTACTATAAGAGTGACGAAAAGTTTCCAACGACTTTAAAAGTGTATAGCCTAAGATAAACACCGGTACTGGACGTCAAGACAGTTCAATTTTCATTATAAATAGGGTTAAAAATATGATAGATCGTCAAAGGACTTTTTATCATTACAATTAGGCCTATACCATTTATGaaatcattttcattatttagaCAACTTGACTACAGACTTTTTATTTTCGGTCAAACTGTCGTTATGTATAAGTGCCTATTAGAGCACACGCAACAATGGCTTCGGCTTCCACTGCCGATAGTTATTACCGGAACAAAACAATAGGAAATGCGAAAAACTTTTTGTGTTAACACtgataatttaaacaaaatattttgccaTTTATTACAAGAATGAAAAGGGATAAATTCGTTTGgatttctttctgtttattcCCGGGTTTTTTGCGTCATTAATTGCTTTGTAGATACTTGAGTATATAGTTGTATATAATTAAAGGcgaatattttacaaattaaaactcaaagtATACAAACATAGCTAGAagcttttttatatatattaggacTGATGCATACTGAATCTCATCACAGAGACTACGTACATTGATGAACCCGTATATTAAACTGTGGTAGGTTACTATGCCAGGCATTAAGGTAACGCGCTTATACTTTATAAGCCTAAGTCATGATTTTAGAGAACAAAACCGCCATATATGGAATATAATCGCGATGTTATCATTAATAGTGTTATAGTATACCGTGTACACAGTGTGATATGTAGTCTCAATTGAAATACACAATGCgtgtgttttatgttttttgtttttttgtaccATGCAGTT harbors:
- the LOC139968640 gene encoding uncharacterized protein isoform X1; this translates as MLVLFGTTMKTPSFYRILALLFTLVGIVHCQPQCPTICTCSPDPVLNTGVIDCSNRGLTSIPDNLVYPFGGTIGKIDLSNNMLTTLDIDRLFTLLRGSQVEALDFSSNLISDVTGTFDALDGKDYVTLNLSSNAFTSFPENVIPVNHLRNELVLDFSNNRLTELTRHIFAGGNDPTLFGFQFLARNNLINRIDDETFQGVEIVDTILDLRSNLLTTLSPTFQSPVGVRELRFSGNPWNCDCNLRWIINPMRFLVNHTSTDPPNCVTPVAIQGRPIFSLTSNEFTCLPFQQGPLQRNIVNPDSFTLSCPASADPPTPEISWTVWLPCPNGGDPLELFFTSDEITLSDIDTNPRAAFRCTAINNAGSVDFDLDIRVDGEKGIDIPGTSNVVPPDNPGEPRVESTMATTKSVSGVVTVGGDGDGSSTVGGNDDKRSESPNRPVASIIILVIILIISWSIIGFLIYRIWRLKKEASAVGKRPPTESDSNGNTAKAVPKNGIYNDVTHNQGWKGSTIHPELSSAPTYAAPEKTRHVKPSVPLKPPSLNKPAPPPKPKSNPYQYNTEYVDPPLRFGAHNGGYSYHNDDSAA
- the LOC139968640 gene encoding uncharacterized protein isoform X2: MKTPSFYRILALLFTLVGIVHCQPQCPTICTCSPDPVLNTGVIDCSNRGLTSIPDNLVYPFGGTIGKIDLSNNMLTTLDIDRLFTLLRGSQVEALDFSSNLISDVTGTFDALDGKDYVTLNLSSNAFTSFPENVIPVNHLRNELVLDFSNNRLTELTRHIFAGGNDPTLFGFQFLARNNLINRIDDETFQGVEIVDTILDLRSNLLTTLSPTFQSPVGVRELRFSGNPWNCDCNLRWIINPMRFLVNHTSTDPPNCVTPVAIQGRPIFSLTSNEFTCLPFQQGPLQRNIVNPDSFTLSCPASADPPTPEISWTVWLPCPNGGDPLELFFTSDEITLSDIDTNPRAAFRCTAINNAGSVDFDLDIRVDGEKGIDIPGTSNVVPPDNPGEPRVESTMATTKSVSGVVTVGGDGDGSSTVGGNDDKRSESPNRPVASIIILVIILIISWSIIGFLIYRIWRLKKEASAVGKRPPTESDSNGNTAKAVPKNGIYNDVTHNQGWKGSTIHPELSSAPTYAAPEKTRHVKPSVPLKPPSLNKPAPPPKPKSNPYQYNTEYVDPPLRFGAHNGGYSYHNDDSAA